In Lolium rigidum isolate FL_2022 chromosome 3, APGP_CSIRO_Lrig_0.1, whole genome shotgun sequence, the genomic window TATTACAACTTGATTCTACGCGCGGCTGCAAGCACCCATCCATAGACTAGGATGCtactccatcgggagcgctggtcgcgcacccgatacaaAACAACTTCGACTCTTCATGAAGCACCTGATAGAAAACAACTTCGACTTAGATTAAACATTCTTCGACTGATCAAGACACTTGGAGGCGATATTCGAGATGcttgagtctctacgcaagtctttgaATTCCCTAGACAATCGGGAGCTACTGTCATGGGTGTACCCTTTCAGGTACCCATTATTGTTATACCCGGTGTGGTGAATTATAGAGGTGGgttagcacaaggactcgacaagctggacccacgTGTAATATCGACTTGGACTACAAGAAGGAGGACTCCAATTTGTAATAGACTAGGACTCGTGTAAACCCTaacctggttgcatatataaaaccaggcaggggcaccccttgggGATATCGCAACATAAAGATTAGATTATACTAGATACAATCCCGCCTACGGCAACACCGTATACACAACTATgattatactagattgctagtagGATGtcgcgatcctccaccgtggggatgtgaacctgggtacgtcgtgtgccatcTTGCTCCCAGAATCTCTAATCATCGCCTTTCCCAAACCCTAAGTCCATAATCTTGATCATTGCCGAGGGTACCACCTCGTCACCTGTAGCTATCCTTGATCTTGGGTGGAGTGTTCTTCGATGGTGGCTTGATCATTTCTCCTCAGAGCTTCGCAACTAAAACAACACCTAATAGAAGTAGCGAAAAATAGTCTCCATAGATCGCCTGAATGTGTTATGGATCACTttgaacctctggttatgacccacAACATGGATAAACATGGCGACTTGCACTTCCACAGAGGTGTGAATGCAATCTTGCAGTGGTCCCCTCTCCCTGAACATTTTGGCAAGTGCACAGAAAGGGGACTCTTCTAATCCAAAGCATTTGGATTGCCTCTACATtgttgcagttgtagatgtagTTCAGATTGGCAATACTCTCCTGATCTCGTGGTAACATTGGACCATAGGTGATAGGAGGAAAGGTAGCACGCTTGACCGCTCTCTTATGCAACATCAGGTTCCAGGCCTGAATGACAGCGTTAAGTGTTGCGGAAAGACGCAGAAGATCGATGTGGTCATCCTACTCAAATCGATCTACGATTAGGACCGGCCAAATGGACGCTACGGAGTTCTAGGTAAATGGATCTACCACTAGGCTAGATAGTACGGAGGAAGATTGTCGCTTACCCTCACCATGTTGGATGACAAAGAGGAGCCGGAGAGGAAGGAGATCATGTTCTGCCTTCGCTGCGTACGCCGGTGTAGGTCTGCTTCCAGAGACCAAGAAGACGAGGTCCTCCTCCTAAGGACAATGAGGTTACGGTGCGGTAGTACAGATATGGGTCACTTTTTCCGCCGCCAGTGTAGGAAGTAGGAAAAGAGGAATTATGATGGGGGTAATATATGGAGGGGGTAACGGAAAGAGGTAGGTGACCCCCAGCTTTTCTGTAACTCCCCCAACAGGGTTGTTACCCCTGAcagctctctaggatctctagaATAGCCCCATAGACCAACACTAGTCTTTTATGTGCACTTTATCCTCACTCGTGTGCACCCGAGATCAACTTCTTGTTCGGTAACCCACCCTCAAATCGCTCTAGGCCAATCACGCTTAACCTAGGAGCTCTTTGGAGATGAGCTTCCGGAAAAAAGAAGTTGCAAAttgttggtatgagtatcctACCAATCCTATTGAGTCATGGGCCAGGATGTCACACTTCCGTGCAACGCCGCCTAGATTTTGCCTTCTCTagccatcttgcactagatctacCGCGCGCACGATGTTCTCAATTTTCACTGCGCCCAAGTCTGCCCCTGGATAAACGACATATTCGGTCATACCTCCCGGACCTACCCCGAGAATGCTTTGAGACCCGTGCTGGCCACAACGCATACCCCTTCAAGCCATCCAAACACCCTTTTTCGTTCCCATCGGGCCTGGCTGAAGAGCATGCGACCTACAAATCGCGCCCTAGAGCATCTCTACCAGACCTATTAGAGCAACTCTATCATTACTCTTGTATCATGGGACCTTAAAACACAGGTAAGATGCGAGAAAAAGTTGTTTTACTGTATCAACTTTGTGATGGCAGAACAAACCCTATAAAACAACACCATAAATGTGAATCTATCGCTAAAGGTCCATATGTTAGCCTTTTTATAGTTTTGTGTTCACCTTTTATCTTTTTTCCCTCTCCCCATCTTCTTCCACAGCCCGCCACCGACCATTGAGGTTGCCCAcaggcctgatgacccacaagtatagggggtgtatcgtagtactttcgataaataagagtgtcgaacccaacgaggagcagaaggtgttgacaagcagtttcgatgaaggatccactgtaaatgctcacagacaagtattcgtggggttttgatatagcagatgaataaagtacaagtaagtaaagtgcgagagaaataattgcagcgagtggcccaatcctttttagcacaaaggacaagccggtttgtttacttataatgaccaaacgttcttgaggacacacgggaatttagtctagcgctttcgcttcatatagccgattaatcttcattgttttgataagtgttgtgtgggtgaacctatgctaatgtaccgcccttcctaggactaatacatacttgtgattataccccttgcaagcatccgcaactacaagaaagtaattaagataaatctaaccacagccttaaactctgagatcctgctatccctcctgcaccgatataccaacgggggtttaggtttctgtcactccggcaaccccgcaattggcaaatgtaatatcccaggtattgggattacaaaaatagaggaaacagatgtgtgcattgcattcatgcatagaaaatctggagaattttcgcgctttaaagtaaaacagtcacagtaactgaagtttcacttgaccttggtggaattgaagtagctcatcaagtcaagcactataaacctcaatgtgactttgataaaaccttgttttgggtagagataatttgatctacgggattagatcaaatggaattaaaatcaacacaagaactcgaTTAATCAAGaagcaactacttgatcttattgaagatcacaacatgatattccttgccacaaCAAATGAACATCCaagttaattggaaatcaagtaacaataattggagaaactattcttcacttatcttctccatgtcttaaaccaatccatgcacttatcataaaccctatgatatccattctactttaaccttggaaacaagacaaggagattcaacttaagaaatatatattcttccctatcccaagttattacacatcaaacctagagaggtgagagttctatagtatttattagtgaagcaattgaaaaccttaagctaaaaccttggatatacattcatgtattccaaccatcactttgaagagaaaccctaggatattattccagaccattcctagagagagaacctaattatgttaaacctagatattaatgatcacatcaacctctagggagcctaaccttaggttatcaTTGAATTCCttccccaaatgagagagaccatccatactaatcctagttctatctattcaaatatccaaatggttaaaccatcagttcatgagagaactttaagtgatgatctcaggcattttcctgggatatataacctatagagacaaccatagccatgtccacccaagaaattataagggagatattatgcttagttgatcaagacaacacttgatcatagaagtgaagaccattccattagaaatactttaggaagccaagccTTGAAcactataaattgagtgatgatcataaatcctaagaacttgaggtagagatattaagaacaagttgatcatgcctaacccatgatcatgctcttgaagtatgtgaggataagttaaaccctaataggataagcagatatcattagccacatgaaattataggaagataactagtaagcaaccctaggtttatatcttatcttttacttgtgaaccatttggtgatcataagtagaatcctaccattcctacatttcataaaataaagaacctaagaaaaccttagagtaaaactccatatataatatggtgagaaaccattcatccataagaccaaagttaactataaaaagaattattaccaatgaagttactttaataataaattgtggataataatagaagttaattggtagaagataaacccaattctcaaatccttagtgattagaggagcacataagatatgaagcaagtaaccatattatcttggttaggggagattaaaccctagcaaaggcaatatgatgtcatcccaactctataaactagaattctatctcaaccctagtttatgtatcactatggtgatcataatataaacccaggccataattgagattcaaaccaattgccattagataAATATGATTAGAACTCTAGACTTGCAATCTCATTAGATCTTATACTTAattatggaacttaagaataacctagtgtTAAACCCTTCatttaaaaccatgtgtggtgatcaacccctTACCTTTGTAACCAAGACCAAGCCATCATGGGAATAATATTTACTCTAGacattttcaaagataataagGGTGTTAACCTTGAAAGGGGGTTATAAGAGAATTTACAAGACtataataaataggtgatccataaaataatatgcaagtgaaaCAAACTCTCAAATAAGAAAAACAAGACCTCATAATAACCTTTAAAATGCTTTGAGTAAAAATAATccactttaaataattcaaaagagagTTGTATTGCAAGGAGGAAAAAGAATTTCAAAGAACACATAAATTCATGGCTAAATTGAAATTGGGAATAAGAGCTCACAaggatacaaataaaatcatgcattaaaCATTTGTTTTGGATAATAAAATAAGGCAATGAAAATTGTTATTAAACCCTAGATCAAATAGTTAGAAACCTGCAAAAACAACAAAGTTAAATTTTTAGATTAAATAAACAAAACCTAAAATggaaaattgaaaacagaaaaagaaataaaataaaaagagaaaggaagagaGGAGAGGCTTACCAGACTACCCGCCGCAAGCAGCTCCCATCACCACATCCCAAGCAACATCCCAAGCCGCAGCCCACGAGCTGGCCCAAGCAACCCACNNNNNNNNNNNNNNNNNNNNNNNNNNNNNNNNNNNNNNNNNNNNNNNNNNNNNNNNNNNNNNNNNNNNNNNNNNNNNNNNNNNNNNNNNNNNNNNNNNNNCTGAAAATAAATCCTCTGTCGCTGCAATCTGAGCCACTGTCACATCTTCATTTAGGGCATAAGAGTATAGCCTCGAAAATTTATTACACATGAGTTCATCTTCCTGCCAAAAATCCTTCCAGAAGAGTACTGCCTGTCCATCGCCAAGCAGACTAAGCTGTCCTAAGATGATTCAGTACAATCTGTCAGTCTGGACAATGTTGTTTTATTCCACAATATCAGAACAAAATGCAGAGCACTCTCCACCTTGCAAGTCTGCAATCTAACATGCTTGACTTCTCTGCACCGAACCAATGCGTCAGATTCACCTCAAGAATCTGTTCTTAGTGCCACAAATTATCAATAAAAAGATGAAATTATGAAAAAAACGCATCATATCCACACCTCAACATAACACATCAGCTCCACCTCAACACACACATCTTCCTGGCAAAAGGGAAGAACAGAACAATGATAGAGAGTCAAAGACTTTCACTAGGGAGAGAACACTCGAGAGGGAGGCAGCTGCGGGGGCAAATGCTGCTCATGGAGATGGGATGGTGACCCTAGCGGGTTGGGTTGCACGGGTGGGGCAGGTGCGTGCCGAAGGGAGATTCTTTCGGGATGAAGCCAACCCGGTTGAGGAGCGAAGCCCGATTTCCACTTCGCTAGTAGGTATGGCTGAGAGGTCATTTTGGTACGAGGTGTGCATGGCTACGAGGCCACATCCAAGCACGTGAAAGTAGCATCGGGAGAGAATATCTGAGCTGATGCACTCTACGAAACACACACCCTTAGTGTTCGGTTTTGTTTCTATGGAACTGAGTTAATTGAAAGTTTCGGTGGATCTAAAATTCCACCCCTCTGAAGTCTCAACTTACATTGTCTATTTCTTATGTCTTTCCAGTGGAAACTTCTGAAGATCTAAACACTGTACTTGATGTAGTAATGTTTCCCCAGTTTTTTAATCATGCTCGTCAATTTTACCGCAATATAAGCATGTCAAAGTTTGAGTGGACGTCATGCTGTCGATGATTCAGCACTCTGTCACTGGCCTGTAGAGTTCCTCATTTTTTCAAACTAGCAGCATACATTATTAATATCAAAGGCAGATCTCATTACATCTTTCCCATTTCTGTATGCAGAGattgaacgagataaatgcacagTACCATGAGAAACTCTTGGCACTTCGAGCTCGTCAAACAGCCTATCGAGAAGAATTCCTGCGCAAAGAGTCTCTGGAACGCCAACAGCAATACCAAAAGGCCAGCATGAGCAACTATGCAAATAATGCTGTGCCTAGGGAACCACGTGGCTATCTTCCAACAGCTGCAGCCACACCTCcgcctcctgctgctgctcctgctggagGTGCTTATGGAGAGGCTCACCGGAGTTATGCATCTGGCCGGTACGAATCCTTCGGGGAGCGGGCAGATTACCCTGAGTTCCAAGCCGGGGGCCAAGGTCGAGGTCATGGTTTTGAGCAGCGTGGTGAATATCCTGGCGGCCGTGCTTATAATTCTGGTGGCCGCAGATTCTAGAGATGGCTTGGTCAAACTGCCCTCATCTCACCTGGTCCTAGCTTGTTGTGGGAATCTTAAATCATATTGTTAGTAGATTAGTTCCAACCTTCTAGAAACCTGAACACCTGTAAGACCTGTTTTGTAATTCAGTACCAATGTGATAATCAGGCATTGATCAAGTTCTTTCATAGATAGCCGAAGATTGTCCACTGTTGAACCGTTGCACCTGTAGCTGTTTTGCAACCTTATCAGCATCCCTTTGGATTTGTAATTTTGTCGAGGAAAAGGAATAACAATGTATCATATTGCTTATCTGCTAATCACTCGTATCATTGAAGCAATGCAAATAACATTTCTGGTTCTGTTGTTTTTTATGGCTTGAGTGACAAAATTTGGAGCTGCGTCTGGCAGGAAGGTGTCAACTAACAGCTTCATTGTTTTGCTTCTCCTGCAGAGTCGGTGCTGCTTTGACATGGTTCTATTAACACGCACTACCAGAGAATGCCTCAAGAGAAGCTGTGCAAAATCTGGGGGAAATACTAAGTGAAGTATCGGAGACACAAAACTGTTTCTCAACGTGTTATAAAAGGTGGATCTACTGCAGGTACATAAAACAAGTGACAGGCTGACAGCAAAGTAACAGGCTAACAGCTAGCTGTACATGAGACAATATATATTTTTACATTCTCTGCTTGGCAGATTCGAAAGCTAGTCTTCCCCTCAAGTCCGGCATCTGTTCACTGTTTCTACAATCCGAGGTGTTCTTACACGGAGCGAGTGATGCTCCAGAGAGGTAAATGACCAATTGTAACAACAATCCTCCTTACTTGCGTGTTCTCTTCACCTCCTGGAGCTTTCCCAGCACGGTCACGACCTGGTCCATGTCCGGCCTGCACCGCGCGTCCATCGACAAGCATTGCATCGCAAGCGCCGCGGCCTTCTGTGCTGCGGGAAGCGAGTATTGTGATCCCAGACGCTGGTCCAGGACATGGATGACTCTCCTCTTGCTGTTGATGTAAGGTCTTGCCCACTCCACCAGATTGTGCTGTCCAGGCGGGCGGTTCTTATCCAGTGCACGCTGCCCGGTCAGCAACTCCAGAAGAACAACACCATAGGTGTATACGTCGCTCTTCGCGGTCAAATGGCCTGCATATAATGTGGAGGAAAATCATGTAAGTTCCCATCAATCATATGTATACAGCCCATCGCTGACTCTTACCTTTGCAACATGTGCACAATTTAGACTAGAAACAAGTGAGGCAATTTAATTATGGTGATCAGAAGAGTTTGATTGTTCACTTGACTGCATCAAAGATGTTATTAACTAGCCACAATCAGTCATACACATGTAAATCATCCTTGACTTTTGATGATAACAACATGTGCATAATTTTAAATTAACAAACTTGATGGGACAGGTTATAATGATCAGAAGAATTTGTGTGCTAGCTTGAGGAGGAACAAAGATGTAATTACCAACCAACCACAGTAACCTGATTTTAAGACAGTTAGTGCATGAGAGCTGCTGAGTATCTAGTCATCCTTTTGTGCACTAACCAAAGGTGTGGAAAGCATAAAGTACTGTCTCAAATGTTCAACTAGCATGATGGTTTGCCTCGACGTTTGCCCTTTTACAGGGTGTCCTACATCATCCACCACAATCATTTTAAGACTTTTTAGGTATTTTAATCATAAGCATCACATGAATGGAACAACAATCGTCAATCTTAAATGGATTGTTCAGACATGCTTTGCTTCTTGGCTCTTGCCTGGTGGGACACTTCGCTGCTAAATGATTCTTTTATACCCCCTCACTGCTATAGAGAATCTCATTCCTTATAAACAAAGGGCACATCTAAGCACAACAAAGGACAGTGTCATACAAAACTAAGTGAATCCAACAGATACGCCATGTACTAGCGTGAGCTGCTTATCTGTATCTTAAAAGAAGGAATGGCATGGACGCCATGAAGTATCAATGTCTTGCTACGAAGATTTTTTTCCTTCGATCCTGTTATCAGTGTACGAAACTACGAAAACTGTGACTTGCCAGCAATGTTATCTTGAACATATCAATCGCAGTCAATGAATGCCCCCTTTCATCCATGTCACTAAGATGCATGAACATATAGTAGGAAACATCATGCTTGTAACTGATGGCTGGTAAGGCATGTTAGAAAGATTACCTGTCGCGAGATATTCTGGGGCAGCAtatccttgagtgcccatgacccTAGTAGAAACATGACTTTTGTCACCACTCGGGCCATCTTTCGCCAAGCCAAAATCTGAGAGTTTTGCATTATATTCCTGTATGCAGTAACAAAAGCAAATCTTTAGACCAAAGCTCATTGTACTTCCACCTTAGCGTATACACACAAGAGACTGAATTTGCATGCCCACCGAGTCAAGAAGGACATTGGAGGTCTTGAAATCACGGTATATAACTTTAGCTTCATCGCTGTGCAGGAAAGCAAGTCCCCTGGCGGCCTCGAGAGCAACTTTCATCCGTAAATTCCATGAGAGGGGCTGGAAATGTTGAGACCCTGCAGCACCATTGCATTGTCAGTTTGTCACTCACCCATTTCCAGCAGCAGGGATGAGAACATCAACAAGATAATTTGAAGGGAACTCACTCCTGAAAAGGTGGTGCTCCAAGCTGCCCCTGGGCATGAACTCGTAGACGAGAAGCCGCTGCTCGTCCTCCAAGCAGTACCCGATgagcttcacaaggttgg contains:
- the LOC124702256 gene encoding receptor-like cytoplasmic kinase 176, with the protein product MGNCAGVQGNAEINPSFSAPNSTGNNSKSSSSNATDSSSSTFGSKGSFSVPPTPRTEKEILQSTNLRKFTYSELKGSTRNFRLDSLLGEGGFGSVFKGWMDERTFAPVKPGTGMIVAVKKLKLDSFQGHKEWLAEVNYLGQLSHPNLVKLIGYCLEDEQRLLVYEFMPRGSLEHHLFRRSQHFQPLSWNLRMKVALEAARGLAFLHSDEAKVIYRDFKTSNVLLDSEYNAKLSDFGLAKDGPSGDKSHVSTRVMGTQGYAAPEYLATGHLTAKSDVYTYGVVLLELLTGQRALDKNRPPGQHNLVEWARPYINSKRRVIHVLDQRLGSQYSLPAAQKAAALAMQCLSMDARCRPDMDQVVTVLGKLQEVKRTRK